The DNA sequence CACATTTCAGGTCCCATAATAATGGATCCAAATACTGCAGCGAAATGGCTAAAACTGTCTGAGGACTTGACCAGTGTACATTACGGAGAGTTACAGTCAGACATCCCAGATAACCCAGAGCGTTTTGACCTCTGTGTTTGCGTTCTGGGTAACGAAACTCTCGACGCAGGGGTACACTGCTGGGAGGTGGAGGTGGCGAATAAGACTAAATGGGACTTGGGTGTTGTGATGGAGTCTGTGAGCCATCAGGGCATTCTGAATGTCAACTCCGAATGTGGATTTTGGACTCTGGCTTTAAGAGAGGGTGGCCAATACAGTGCCAGTACAAAACCGTGGACTAGACTCTGCTTGAAAAGAAAACCACATAGGATCCGTGTCTgcttgaacaacaacaaaaaggaaaTCTCCTTTTATGACCCACTTGACATGACTCATATCTACACCTTCTCAAGTCTGCCCACCAAAAAGCTCATTCCTTTCTTCTCTCCATGTGTGAGCGAGCAGGGCAGTAATACTGAGCCGTTGAGAGTTGTGCCAGTGAAGGTGGCAGTAACCATCACTCCAGAACCAACTGACTGAACATACCAACATTCTCAAGATATCCCATAGACTTTACATTATACATGTCACATACAACAAAGTACCAAAATGACCATGGCTTTAATGTATTGTTTTTGGACTACTGGCATAAATATGAAGCATCTTTTCATAAGCCTATTCATAGTTTTCAAAGACCTGGCGGGCAAAACATCCATAACTGTATCAGAAGTCTGTCAATTTTCAATCTGTTTCCAATCCACTAATATTTAGATCATGTCTCCgaagaataaaacaaagatatgtGAAGAAAATGCTTGTTTTGGCCATTTGCAATTCATAAAAAACACCAATGGCAAACATTCTATTTAAAACAGCATGCCATTCTAAAATGATTAATGTGAAAACACTTAAAGTGCCTTTAAAGCAGTGATATTAAAAGATCATATTCAGTACAGGCCTTATTGATGGTGCGTGCTGTGTGCAAGCAGATGAGCCcggaatatgaatgcaatgcgCTACATGGCTAAATGTTTGGTATGAGTAAAAAAATTGCACATCACTATGTTCATCTGCTTGTCTGTGTAAAGTATGTATCATCAATAAAGTGTATActgaatttactacattattACTTAATGCAAACCTCATAAAAATAACTGGTGGTCAGCAGAAGAAAAACTTGTTTAGTGTAATGTCACTTGAAAACTATGAATTGGCTTATATTTATAttgctttatatttatttgtttttgtgtgtttgtgtgatgccAAACatctatataatacatttagatACAGTTTCATTAAGTAAATACCATACATACTGTTAAATATATGTATCAAGTAAAGATTCACAGCAATGTAACAGCATGGGAGAGAAAGGTTTCTTTTGACACTCTTGATAATCTTATTTAATCTTTATTATAATCATtgctattatatttaaaattttaatattcatgtaaaTAGTGTTAATTTACTTATTAGGAATGTCATTTTACCCTTTTTTCGACTCATATAATATGGAAATGAGAGCACATGGTGATctgtctatattatattattttatagagGCAGTTTCTCAGAGGCATTTACTCAAAGAGGCTGCTTGTTTTCTGTGTTGTATCAGGTATGTGTTCTGCTTTGTTATTCTCATAACCATAGGaaaatgtttattattcattACATCTGTCTGTATGTCAAGCACAGCAGGCACATCATATCCTTCTTAACTTCCAGTTACAACCAGCTCATTATCTGATCATCATGTGCTGGATTCACTTACACTGATGCACTGATATCACTCACAGCACAGGATTACCCACAACAGAAGCGTTCCCAGATGACACAGCATTAAAGAGTTCTGTTTACAGATAAACACAATGTTCTCACACGTAGTGTTGATCTCAGGAATGTGAACTGGTGGGAAATGAAGTGTGACAGAGGTAGTGAACGGCAGCTGTCTTTGTATGCTTCATGCATCATTAAAGTGTCAGGAGTGGGAGTGGTGGTGTTCGCATACAGTAGATCAGGGGTGTCAAATTCAGTTCCTGGAAAGCTTTAGGCTGCAGCCCTGCAGAAATCCAAAACCAATACCTTGGCTTTCAAATAAGCTtgaaggacttgattagctggatcaggtgctTTTAATCAGGGTTGAACCTAAA is a window from the Carassius gibelio isolate Cgi1373 ecotype wild population from Czech Republic chromosome A13, carGib1.2-hapl.c, whole genome shotgun sequence genome containing:
- the LOC128026616 gene encoding zinc-binding protein A33-like, which produces MTFQTQKEECLRTTRLIKEQTKLTRNLIKKDFEQMHHFLRLEESARISMLEDEAEMKCEIMQEKLEDLSNKIVSFSDTIQNKETDLEREDIQFLQAYKSYTDSVPYNPQDSKVLVPDSLVDVAKHLGNLKFKVWEKMLGQVQYSPIIMDPNTAAKWLKLSEDLTSVHYGELQSDIPDNPERFDLCVCVLGNETLDAGVHCWEVEVANKTKWDLGVVMESVSHQGILNVNSECGFWTLALREGGQYSASTKPWTRLCLKRKPHRIRVCLNNNKKEISFYDPLDMTHIYTFSSLPTKKLIPFFSPCVSEQGSNTEPLRVVPVKVAVTITPEPTD